Below is a window of Fulvitalea axinellae DNA.
TGACAAACAGCAAAACACGCAAAGCCCCCATTCTTTTCATTCTTATGATGGCGCTTTATGGCTTTGCCTATCCGCAAGACCATGAGCAAATCACTATCGGCACCAAGCACCGCATCCATTCCAAAGTTTTGGGCGAAGAGCGGGAGTACTGGGTAAATCTTCCGGAGTCGTATCACGGCACGGGCACGGCGCATAAGCGGTATCCCGTTTTGGTCTTGCTGGATGGACACGCCCACTTCAAGTCCGTCACGGGCATGGCGAATTATATGGGAGCGGGGTTCAACGGCAACAGAAAAATTCCCGAAATGATAGTGGTGGCGATAAGGAACGTAAACAGGAGAAGGGATTTTACGCCGGATAAAGTCATAACCAGACGAAAGAACGATACCGGAGGCGGTGAGAAGTTCCTTGGTTTTCTGGAAAAGGAATTGATCCCTGAGCTGGACAAGAAATATAGGACGGAAGCCTACAGAATCCTTTTCGGGCATTCTTTGGGCGGTTTGTTGGCCACGCACACCTATATGAAGGAAAACACCCTGTTCAAAGCCTTTATCGCGGTGGATCCGAGTTTCGGCACTTGGGACGCCGAGACTATGGACAAAAAACTGGACGCCGTAACGGAACGGTCTTTCGAAAGGTATATCTATATAGCCACCGCCAACTGGGGAAAGCGGAATATCAGAAACCGTGACAGACACGTACGGCTGTACGAAAGCCTGAACAGCAAATGCAAAGGCGAGTTTCCCGGAAAGTTGGCTTATTTCGAAAATGAGAACCACGGATCCGTTCCCGTTATCGCGTTTTATCAGGGGATCAACTCCATTT
It encodes the following:
- a CDS encoding alpha/beta hydrolase-fold protein; the protein is MTNSKTRKAPILFILMMALYGFAYPQDHEQITIGTKHRIHSKVLGEEREYWVNLPESYHGTGTAHKRYPVLVLLDGHAHFKSVTGMANYMGAGFNGNRKIPEMIVVAIRNVNRRRDFTPDKVITRRKNDTGGGEKFLGFLEKELIPELDKKYRTEAYRILFGHSLGGLLATHTYMKENTLFKAFIAVDPSFGTWDAETMDKKLDAVTERSFERYIYIATANWGKRNIRNRDRHVRLYESLNSKCKGEFPGKLAYFENENHGSVPVIAFYQGINSIFDGYGISYRDIKDKAQLVRHFEGLSQRLSWNFTPPEALVNRVGYMFLRNSNEKERLKALDFFILNTENYPNSANAFDSLGEAYEVIGDKKQALRDYKKSLKLNPDNRHAAQKVNSLKKAM